The Aquificaceae bacterium genome has a window encoding:
- a CDS encoding succinate dehydrogenase/fumarate reductase iron-sulfur subunit — translation MVLRLKIRRQEGTKEAYYQRFEIPYQEGMTLLSALQKIKEDIDPSLSFRHFCRAGICGTCTIMVNGFPKLACKEQALPYALFGEEVLIEPIRNFKVIRDLAVDNEGVIEKVKSLRLWIREQAKDPRINPELSRKIENSADCILCLACQSYCPQVLEENYAGPLFFAKLFRFFQDPREEEKELRVNQAIKEGNLYHCLSCNKCNLVCPKEVEPATLIRELMQSMDVAS, via the coding sequence ATGGTTTTAAGGTTGAAAATAAGAAGACAGGAAGGGACAAAAGAAGCCTACTATCAAAGATTTGAAATACCCTATCAAGAAGGGATGACCCTTTTGAGTGCCCTTCAGAAGATAAAAGAGGATATAGACCCATCCCTTAGCTTTAGGCATTTTTGCAGAGCGGGTATATGTGGCACATGCACCATAATGGTAAACGGGTTTCCAAAGCTCGCCTGCAAGGAACAAGCACTACCTTATGCACTTTTTGGAGAAGAAGTGCTAATAGAACCCATAAGAAACTTCAAGGTTATAAGAGACCTCGCAGTGGACAACGAAGGAGTTATAGAGAAGGTAAAAAGCCTTAGGCTCTGGATAAGGGAGCAAGCCAAGGACCCAAGAATAAACCCAGAGCTAAGTAGAAAAATAGAGAACTCTGCGGACTGCATACTTTGTCTTGCTTGCCAGTCTTATTGTCCACAGGTGCTTGAGGAAAACTACGCAGGACCCTTGTTTTTCGCCAAACTCTTTAGGTTTTTCCAAGACCCAAGGGAAGAGGAAAAGGAGCTAAGAGTAAACCAAGCCATAAAAGAAGGGAATCTCTACCACTGCCTTTCCTGTAATAAGTGCAACCTTGTATGTCCAAAGGAAGTAGAGCCTGCAACCCTTATAAGGGAGCTTATGCAAAGTATGGATGTGGCTTCTTAG
- the folP gene encoding dihydropteroate synthase translates to MLVKHFESREAFYRFLKEKLGVFFREAYDRSFEGIFHVIYLEDIKPEILVPLAKRSCLNTFYSDRAIALCGSEAQIRDFCSHLVKEDRELAFKILERLQSYRKRSFKLQYNQKILPLGIKTAIMGILNITPDSFSDGGLYLEPSHAVKRAVQMAEEGADIIDIGAESTRPGSKRIDAQEELKRLLPVLKEVRKELPKIWISIDTYKAEVAKVCLEEGADIINDISGGTFDEDMFRVVAQYGCPYVLTHIKGRPETWKENPPIYEDVVEEIVQWFEERLRVLRERQYGGQVILDPGIGFGKLPEHNVEILKRFDELKIFGLPLLVGVSRKSFIGIVLEGLLRKKTEPTERLYGSLGAVAPAVMKGANIVRVHDVKETREFLALLDTVRTYGEF, encoded by the coding sequence ATGTTGGTCAAGCATTTTGAAAGCAGGGAAGCCTTCTACAGGTTCTTAAAGGAAAAGCTTGGTGTATTTTTCAGAGAAGCATACGATAGAAGTTTTGAAGGTATATTTCATGTAATATACTTGGAAGACATAAAACCAGAAATACTTGTCCCTCTTGCAAAGAGGTCTTGTCTTAATACCTTTTATAGCGATAGGGCAATAGCCCTTTGTGGCTCAGAAGCACAGATTAGAGACTTTTGCTCCCATCTTGTAAAGGAAGATAGAGAGCTTGCCTTTAAGATACTTGAAAGACTTCAGAGCTACAGAAAAAGGTCCTTTAAGCTCCAATATAACCAAAAAATCCTACCTCTTGGTATAAAAACCGCCATTATGGGTATTCTCAACATAACACCAGACTCCTTCTCCGACGGTGGTTTATACCTTGAACCTTCCCATGCGGTAAAAAGGGCTGTGCAGATGGCAGAAGAAGGTGCGGATATAATAGATATAGGAGCGGAATCCACAAGACCCGGTTCTAAACGGATAGATGCTCAAGAGGAGCTCAAAAGACTTCTTCCCGTGCTAAAAGAGGTAAGAAAAGAACTTCCCAAAATTTGGATTTCTATAGATACCTACAAGGCAGAGGTGGCAAAAGTATGCCTTGAAGAGGGAGCGGATATTATAAACGACATAAGCGGTGGAACCTTTGACGAAGATATGTTTAGGGTGGTAGCTCAGTATGGCTGTCCCTATGTGCTAACTCATATAAAGGGACGACCAGAAACGTGGAAGGAAAACCCTCCTATCTATGAGGATGTGGTTGAGGAAATAGTCCAATGGTTTGAGGAAAGGCTAAGAGTATTGAGAGAAAGGCAATACGGAGGACAGGTGATACTTGACCCGGGCATAGGCTTTGGAAAACTGCCAGAGCATAATGTGGAAATACTCAAAAGGTTTGACGAGTTAAAGATATTTGGTCTGCCCCTTTTGGTGGGTGTTTCAAGAAAGTCCTTTATAGGCATTGTGCTGGAAGGATTACTTAGGAAAAAAACAGAGCCGACAGAGAGGCTATATGGTAGCTTGGGAGCTGTTGCTCCTGCGGTTATGAAGGGAGCAAACATAGTGAGGGTCCACGACGTGAAGGAAACCAGAGAGTTTCTTGCACTTCTTGATACGGTAAGGACTTATGGCGAATTTTAA
- a CDS encoding phosphate-starvation-inducible PsiE family protein, translated as MEELKKHQSILVSSIRRIALVFDVFIILTLSVVGLFLIVWIVYEFYLVLVGQLPLERGGLSILGSVLILYAISELLSEEIKHIRGGAVSIRAFVGVALAAVIRKVLIVSLSPEKVQELITLALVLVALGIVFWLIHKVEGSS; from the coding sequence ATGGAAGAATTAAAAAAACACCAAAGCATATTGGTTAGTAGTATAAGGCGCATAGCCTTGGTTTTTGACGTCTTTATAATTCTTACACTTTCAGTAGTGGGCTTATTTCTCATAGTGTGGATAGTCTACGAGTTCTACTTGGTGCTTGTGGGACAACTGCCTCTTGAAAGAGGAGGTCTAAGCATTCTCGGCTCTGTTCTCATCCTCTATGCCATATCTGAGCTTTTGTCTGAGGAAATAAAGCACATAAGAGGAGGAGCGGTAAGCATAAGGGCTTTTGTGGGTGTTGCTCTTGCAGCAGTAATAAGAAAAGTGCTTATAGTATCCCTGTCTCCAGAAAAGGTTCAGGAGCTTATAACTCTTGCTTTGGTTTTGGTAGCCTTGGGCATAGTCTTTTGGCTTATTCATAAGGTGGAGGGCTCTTCATGA
- a CDS encoding iron-sulfur cluster assembly accessory protein, with amino-acid sequence MQKVAFNFFATDKAVQEVLRIAQENNIAEPILRIRVVPGGCSGFQYAMGFDDTIEEGDYVFEFGGLRIAIDQFSMPYVNNAELDYVMDFMGGGFTIRNPNVTGTCGCGSSFSCG; translated from the coding sequence ATGCAAAAGGTAGCTTTTAATTTCTTTGCTACGGACAAGGCGGTTCAGGAAGTTTTAAGGATAGCTCAGGAGAACAATATAGCAGAGCCCATACTTAGAATAAGAGTTGTGCCAGGCGGATGCTCCGGTTTTCAGTATGCTATGGGTTTTGATGACACAATTGAAGAAGGAGACTATGTATTTGAGTTTGGCGGACTAAGGATTGCTATAGACCAGTTTTCTATGCCCTACGTTAACAACGCAGAGCTTGATTATGTAATGGACTTTATGGGTGGTGGTTTTACCATAAGGAATCCCAACGTGACTGGAACCTGCGGGTGCGGTAGCTCCTTCTCCTGCGGATAA
- the cdaA gene encoding diadenylate cyclase CdaA, with protein sequence MANFNWELVNLFSWKDLLDILAVSAFIYGVLHFLRITRGLQIFKGIVVLAGFWLFAELLNLRTLSWIFEKLWTVGLFSLVVIFQPEIRKTLSRLGQKTGISFIKPVEERVVDRVVRACSFLSDRQMGALIVIERGQSVEGVVEGCVLIDSLVSVELLITIFNPLSPLHDGAVVVRGDRVVYASCILPLSKSAELPKKYGTRHRAALGISEETDAVCVVVSEETGEISLAVGGKLHRNLNPEILRELLFKELRIEKA encoded by the coding sequence ATGGCGAATTTTAACTGGGAGCTGGTTAACCTATTCTCTTGGAAAGACCTCCTTGACATACTGGCGGTTTCCGCCTTCATATATGGCGTTCTACATTTTCTTCGCATAACCAGAGGTCTTCAAATCTTTAAGGGAATTGTGGTGCTTGCAGGTTTTTGGCTTTTTGCAGAACTTCTTAATCTAAGAACCCTCTCGTGGATCTTTGAAAAGCTCTGGACAGTAGGGCTTTTTTCCCTTGTGGTTATATTTCAACCAGAGATAAGGAAAACCCTCAGCAGGTTAGGTCAAAAAACAGGCATATCTTTTATAAAGCCTGTGGAGGAAAGGGTTGTGGACAGGGTGGTAAGAGCTTGCTCCTTTCTATCAGATAGGCAAATGGGTGCTCTTATAGTCATTGAAAGAGGACAAAGCGTGGAAGGTGTGGTAGAAGGATGCGTGCTTATAGACAGCCTTGTATCCGTTGAACTGCTAATTACCATATTCAATCCCCTATCGCCCTTGCATGATGGCGCAGTGGTAGTAAGAGGAGACAGAGTGGTATACGCCTCTTGTATACTCCCCCTTTCAAAGTCTGCGGAGCTACCTAAAAAATATGGAACAAGACATAGAGCTGCCTTGGGTATTTCAGAAGAAACGGACGCAGTATGTGTAGTGGTATCCGAGGAAACTGGAGAGATATCTCTCGCAGTAGGAGGAAAACTTCATAGAAACCTTAACCCAGAGATATTGAGAGAACTACTTTTTAAGGAGTTGAGAATTGAGAAGGCTTAA